acgtcaaacaaaaaaagagtcctCAAGCACACCAGGAACAAAGGCTGAGGCCGTTGTCCACAGCTTTTCGCTGCATAGTGTGACATCTTGATAAACTGTTGCAGCTCTTTTAACAGTCTGGCAGCTCGTGTTTATTGACTGTTCAGACTTCTCCTTCAGCCTGCCCCACACTAAAAGATTCTTAAAGACCTacgcagatttaaaaaatgtgagagaccccacacatgacgTCATATAGTCAGAGATTTAACTGTTTCTTTTCCTACTGTATCTGTGTGGTGTGCTGTTTGGGCGGCCCTGCCTCCGAGCAAATCGGATCGCCCTTAACAGTCCTCACATCACAGGACTATCGGCCGATAATCTTGTAATGTGTACCCTGCTTTAGCAGAATGACTGTGCCTCCAGATCTCAACTGTTACTTCATgagaattattattatcataactGATGGAAATTACCGCTCAAACTTCAGAAATAAGACCCAAGTTCTAATAAACCTAAATTATCCTTTTGATAAAACAGTTCTGTTCCTCAGCACGGTGTCCCGATAGCTGTGGTAGAGTCTTTGGCTCTGTCGTAGCAGACTGCTGGTTCTGTGGCCAACAtgctcttcacctcctctttgcTGGAGGGAGTCAGCGAGGACGGAGTGGGCGATGTGGGCgaggaggggttggaggtggCGGTGGTTGAagcagacgaggaggaggaggagtttccGTCGGGGATGCactcctcacagcagcagcagcagcagtccatGAAGGCCTGACCCAGCGAGCGGCACAGGAACAGCAGCAACACTGGCGTCGCCGAGCAACGCACAAACAGCAggaactgaccaatcagatttagcGCTGGCAGGACCAGAGCCGGCATCGCAGCAGACACGTGGGTGGAGATGTACGCCAGTGTGATGTTACAGATGCTCTCAGGCAGGTTGCATGTGACATACAGGATGGTGAGCGCCATGACGGTGGAGCGCAGACGCTGCTCTCTCCCGTGCTGCTTCTTCTTTGTGGAAGAggcagacgaggaggaggaggaggggcatcTGCTGGTCACCTTTTCACCTGCAGGTTTCTGTGGCACACGCTGGGCTAACACCTGCCTCGTCACCAGGTCGCAGGCCAGAGTGAAGAGCAGAGGCAAGCACAGGTAGCAGCCAAAGATCCACCACATGCGGGCCTCGTGGTACGTCAGCACCAGAGAGTACACGTTCTCTGGAAGCTCCACAGACGGCTCGCGGACGCAGACATCCACCTTAAACGAGTCCTCCCGTGCTCTTAAAGCGGCCAGCAGCGTCGCACCCGGCTGGCTTCGATGCAGGCCGGAGGAGAGGGTCGACAGGCTGACGGGTTCCTGGACGA
The Labrus mixtus chromosome 7, fLabMix1.1, whole genome shotgun sequence DNA segment above includes these coding regions:
- the gpr37l1a gene encoding G-protein coupled receptor 37-like 1; this translates as MSSVWFILLLFLRTVELRHLQAAGGSSGSELVVTREEDAGTPVTKERTFLDRTDSLKVTHLKRVARGAKDGTFGKRDPHSPRSSGHPRKYDDPSGYFTTPRVDRHFSARPGNSSSGLLNPLFPVTDGSYWAYAVMLLALVLFAAGIVGNLALMCIVWHNFYLKSAWNCILAGLAFWDFLVLFFCLPVVVFHELTLKRLLGDLSCRLVPYLEVTSLGVATFSLCALSIDRFHAATGPGPLQTPRVEPCQSILSKLSVIWVGSLVLAAPELLLWHLVQEPVSLSTLSSGLHRSQPGATLLAALRAREDSFKVDVCVREPSVELPENVYSLVLTYHEARMWWIFGCYLCLPLLFTLACDLVTRQVLAQRVPQKPAGEKVTSRCPSSSSSSASSTKKKQHGREQRLRSTVMALTILYVTCNLPESICNITLAYISTHVSAAMPALVLPALNLIGQFLLFVRCSATPVLLLFLCRSLGQAFMDCCCCCCEECIPDGNSSSSSSASTTATSNPSSPTSPTPSSLTPSSKEEVKSMLATEPAVCYDRAKDSTTAIGTPC